A section of the Larus michahellis chromosome 1, bLarMic1.1, whole genome shotgun sequence genome encodes:
- the GSX1 gene encoding GS homeobox 1 — protein MPRSFLVDSLVLREAGEKKGEASPPPPLFPYAVHPSHPLPGLPAGACHARKAGLLCVCPLCVTASQLHPPPPAIPLIKASFPAFGSQYCHSPLARQQHSVSAVSVGHAPALYQGAYPLPDPRQFHCISVDSTSSQLPSSKRMRTAFTSTQLLELEREFASNMYLSRLRRIEIATYLNLSEKQVKIWFQNRRVKHKKEGKSSSHRGGGGGHSCKCSSLSTTKCSEDDEDLRMSPSSSGKDDRGLAVTP, from the exons ATGCCGCGCTCCTTCCTGGTGGACTCGCTGGTGCTGCGGGAGGCGGGCGAGAAGAAGGGGGAGgccagcccgccgccgccgctcttccCTTACGCCGTCCACCCTTCGCACCCCTTGCCCGGGCTGCCGGCCGGCGCCTGCCACGCTCGCAAGGCCGGGCTGCTCTGCGTCTGCCCGCTCTGTGTCACCGCCTCCCAGCTGCACCCGCCGCCGCCTGCCATCCCCCTTATCAAGGCCTCCTTCCCCGCCTTCGGCTCCCAGTACTGCCACTCGCCCCTGGCCCGCCAGCAGCACTCCGTCTCCGCCGTCAGCGTCGGGCACGCACCGGCGCTCTACCAGGGTGCCTACCCGCTGCCCGACCCCCGGCAGTTCCACTGCATCTCCGTGG ACAGCACGTCCAGCCAGCTGCCCAGCAGCAAGCGGATGCGCACCGCCTTCACCAGCACGCAGCTCCTGGAGCTGGAGAGGGAGTTCGCCTCCAACATGTACCTCTCCCGGCTGCGGCGAATCGAGATCGCCACCTACCTGAACCTCTCCGAGAAGCAGGTGaagatctggttccagaaccgACGGGTCAAGCAcaagaaagaaggcaaaagcagttcccaccggggcggggggggcggccacAGCTGCAAATGCTCTTCCCTTTCCACCACCAAGTGCTCAGAAGACGACGAGGACTTGCGCATGTCTCCGTCCTCCTCGGGGAAGGACGACAGAGGCCTCGCAGTCACCCCCTAG